A genomic region of Streptomyces rimosus contains the following coding sequences:
- a CDS encoding amidohydrolase family protein, with protein MLTIHRVHAVRRAADGAPVPGHAVVVSGDRIEAIGPYEELYERYGERARVREWDGVLTPGRHEPHGTAYLEAAYHPDPREAGDLGTAPLTGDALTALGMTETRWGASARRGVQRLLATGTTSIAGPFTHPAVRTAVARSGLRGGSAPRPLAPGAPADFAVFTEDGRCLVTVLGGRLVHRGR; from the coding sequence GTGCTGACGATCCACCGCGTGCACGCCGTCCGCCGCGCTGCGGACGGCGCCCCGGTCCCCGGGCACGCGGTCGTCGTCTCCGGTGACCGCATCGAGGCGATCGGCCCGTACGAGGAGCTGTACGAGCGCTACGGCGAGCGCGCCCGGGTCCGCGAGTGGGACGGCGTCCTGACCCCCGGCCGCCACGAACCGCACGGCACGGCCTACCTGGAGGCCGCCTACCACCCCGACCCGCGCGAGGCCGGCGACCTGGGCACGGCCCCGCTGACGGGCGACGCGCTGACCGCCCTCGGCATGACCGAGACCCGCTGGGGCGCCAGCGCCCGCAGAGGGGTGCAGCGCCTGCTCGCCACCGGCACGACGTCGATCGCGGGCCCTTTCACCCACCCCGCCGTCCGCACCGCGGTCGCCCGCTCGGGCCTGCGCGGCGGCTCGGCCCCACGGCCCCTGGCGCCCGGCGCCCCCGCCGACTTCGCGGTCTTCACGGAGGACGGCCGGTGCCTGGTGACGGTCCTGGGCGGACGACTGGTCCACCGGGGACGCTGA
- a CDS encoding Uma2 family endonuclease — translation MSTDRRLEKATPETWMSPPGGRWTYDQVKDLELPFDWELMDGAVVVRGMAEWWHDQVRDELFFRLKQLKPDPYGVNSERSLLLDAYNSVKPDVVVFDKSGIDVAPLGATPASIVKLVVEVVSPGSQVRDRSSKPFLYAEAGIPYFWRVEHGEDDKPVVHEFWLRRDVGEYVPAPEHPRHTEKLETDRPFPIGIDLASLLEL, via the coding sequence ATGAGCACTGACCGGCGGCTGGAGAAGGCGACTCCGGAGACCTGGATGAGCCCGCCCGGCGGGCGGTGGACGTACGACCAGGTCAAGGACTTGGAGCTGCCCTTCGACTGGGAACTCATGGACGGAGCGGTCGTGGTTCGGGGCATGGCGGAGTGGTGGCACGACCAGGTGCGGGACGAGCTGTTCTTCCGCCTCAAGCAGCTCAAGCCCGATCCGTACGGCGTCAATTCCGAGCGGAGCCTGCTGCTCGACGCGTACAACTCCGTCAAGCCCGATGTCGTCGTCTTCGACAAGAGCGGTATCGACGTCGCCCCGTTGGGGGCTACGCCCGCCTCCATCGTGAAGCTCGTGGTGGAAGTGGTCTCGCCGGGGTCCCAGGTCCGGGACCGGAGCAGCAAGCCCTTCCTGTATGCCGAGGCGGGCATCCCGTACTTCTGGCGGGTGGAGCACGGTGAGGACGACAAGCCGGTGGTGCACGAGTTCTGGCTGCGCCGCGACGTGGGCGAGTACGTACCCGCCCCCGAGCACCCTCGCCACACCGAGAAACTGGAGACGGACCGGCCCTTCCCCATCGGCATCGACCTGGCGAGTCTGCTGGAGCTGTGA
- the mqnC gene encoding cyclic dehypoxanthinyl futalosine synthase, which produces MTENADLQSVLDRAAEGGRITPEEALDLYRSAPLHALGAAADAVRRRRYAGTEHIATYIIERNINYTNVCVTACKFCAFYAAPKDTAKGWTRDLDDILRRCAETVELGGTQIMFQGGHHPDYGVEYYEEHFSAIKKAFPQLVIHSLGASEVEHMARISKTTVEDAIRRIHAAGLDSFAGAGAELLPERPRKAIAPLKESGERWLEIMETAHRLGVESTSTMLMGTGETNAERIEHLRMIRDVQDRTGGFRAFIPYTYQPENNHLKGRTQATIFEYLRMIAIARIFLDNVAHIQGSWLTTGKEIGQLSLHYGADDLGSIMLEENVVSSAGAKHRSNRQEIIDLIRKAGRVPAQRTTTYEHLVVHDDPANDPVDERVASHISSTAIEGGTAHPELKLVEAN; this is translated from the coding sequence GTGACCGAGAACGCCGACCTTCAGTCCGTACTCGACCGTGCCGCGGAGGGCGGGCGGATCACGCCCGAGGAGGCGCTCGACCTGTACCGCTCCGCGCCGCTGCACGCGCTGGGCGCCGCCGCCGACGCCGTGCGCCGCCGCCGTTACGCGGGTACGGAGCACATCGCGACGTACATCATCGAGCGCAACATCAACTACACCAACGTGTGCGTGACGGCCTGCAAGTTCTGCGCGTTCTACGCCGCGCCCAAGGACACCGCCAAGGGCTGGACCCGCGACCTCGACGACATCCTGCGCCGCTGCGCGGAGACCGTGGAGCTGGGCGGCACCCAGATCATGTTCCAGGGCGGCCACCACCCGGACTACGGCGTCGAGTACTACGAAGAGCACTTCTCCGCGATCAAGAAGGCGTTCCCCCAGCTGGTCATCCACTCCCTCGGCGCCTCCGAGGTCGAGCACATGGCCCGCATCTCCAAGACCACCGTCGAGGACGCCATCCGCCGCATCCACGCCGCGGGCCTGGACTCCTTCGCCGGCGCCGGCGCCGAGCTGCTGCCGGAGCGCCCGCGCAAGGCCATCGCCCCGCTGAAGGAGTCCGGCGAGCGCTGGCTGGAGATCATGGAGACGGCGCACAGGCTGGGCGTCGAGTCCACGTCCACCATGCTCATGGGTACGGGCGAGACCAACGCCGAGCGCATCGAGCACCTGCGCATGATCCGCGACGTTCAGGACCGTACGGGCGGCTTCCGCGCCTTCATCCCGTACACCTACCAGCCCGAGAACAACCACCTCAAGGGCCGCACCCAGGCGACGATCTTCGAGTATCTGCGGATGATCGCGATCGCCCGGATCTTCCTCGACAACGTCGCCCACATCCAGGGCTCCTGGCTGACCACCGGCAAGGAGATCGGCCAGCTGTCGCTGCACTACGGCGCGGACGACCTCGGCTCGATCATGCTGGAGGAGAACGTGGTCTCCTCGGCCGGCGCCAAGCACCGCTCCAACCGCCAGGAGATCATCGACCTGATCCGCAAGGCGGGCCGCGTACCGGCGCAGCGCACGACCACGTACGAGCACCTGGTCGTCCACGACGACCCGGCCAACGACCCGGTCGACGAGCGCGTGGCCTCCCACATCTCGTCCACCGCGATCGAGGGCGGCACGGCGCACCCCGAGCTGAAGCTCGTCGAAGCGAACTGA
- a CDS encoding demethylmenaquinone methyltransferase — MTRASLDKQPQDVAAMFDDVAARYDLTNDVLSLGQSRLWRKEVDRAVAARPAERVLDLAAGTGTSSLPFTRAGAYVVPCDFSVGMLREGKKRHPWMPFVAGDGMRLPFADDVFDAVTISFGLRNVQDTDAALAELYRVTKPGGRVVICEFSEPTWGPFRTVYTEYLMRALPPVARAVSSNPDAYVYLAESIRSWPNQPALAALLQRAGWSKVAWRNLTGGIVALHRGTKPGV; from the coding sequence GTGACCCGAGCCTCCCTGGACAAGCAGCCGCAGGATGTCGCCGCGATGTTCGACGACGTGGCGGCGCGCTACGACCTGACCAACGATGTGCTGTCCCTCGGGCAGTCGCGGCTGTGGCGCAAGGAGGTGGACCGGGCCGTGGCGGCGCGGCCCGCCGAGCGCGTGCTCGACCTTGCCGCCGGGACGGGTACCTCCTCGCTGCCCTTCACGCGCGCCGGCGCGTACGTCGTGCCCTGTGACTTCTCCGTGGGCATGCTGCGGGAGGGCAAGAAGCGCCACCCGTGGATGCCGTTCGTGGCCGGTGACGGCATGCGGCTGCCCTTCGCGGACGATGTGTTCGACGCCGTCACCATCTCCTTCGGGCTGCGCAACGTGCAGGACACGGACGCCGCGCTGGCCGAGCTGTACCGGGTGACCAAGCCGGGCGGCCGGGTCGTCATCTGCGAGTTCAGCGAGCCGACGTGGGGGCCGTTCCGTACGGTCTACACGGAGTACCTGATGCGGGCGCTGCCGCCGGTCGCGCGTGCGGTGAGCAGCAACCCGGACGCGTATGTGTACCTCGCCGAGTCCATCCGGTCCTGGCCCAACCAGCCCGCGCTGGCCGCGCTCCTCCAGCGGGCGGGCTGGTCGAAGGTGGCCTGGCGCAATCTGACGGGCGGCATCGTCGCCCTGCACCGGGGGACGAAGCCGGGCGTGTGA
- a CDS encoding geranylgeranyl reductase family protein, which yields MTESATESVSESVTTPRSEHRADVIVVGAGPAGSATAYHLAKSGLDVLLLEKTAFPREKVCGDGLTPRATKQLINMGIDISEEAGWLRNKGLRIIGGGNRLQLDWPDLASYPDYGLVRKRDDFDEQLARQAQKAGARLYERCNVGAPIINDLTGRIEGVQAKLGEEKTPVTFHAPLVVAADGNSTRLSLAMGLHRREDRPMGVAVRTYFTSPRHDDDYLESWLELWDRRGAQDRLLPGYGWIFGMGDGTSNVGLGVLNTSSSFKELDWREILKAWCASMPADWGYTPENMTGPIRGAALPMAFNRQPHYTRGLLLVGDAGGLVNPFNGEGIAYAMESGAIAAEVIVQAHARATYAQRELALQRYPKILKDTYGGYYSLGRAFVKLIGNPKVMKIATQRGLTHPLLMRFTLKMLANLTDPTGGDAMDRIINGLSKVAPKA from the coding sequence GTGACCGAATCCGCGACTGAGTCCGTGAGCGAGTCCGTGACCACCCCCCGCTCCGAGCACCGCGCGGATGTCATCGTCGTGGGGGCCGGTCCGGCCGGCTCGGCGACCGCGTACCACCTCGCCAAGTCCGGCCTGGACGTCCTCCTCCTGGAGAAGACCGCTTTCCCGCGTGAGAAGGTCTGCGGCGACGGGCTGACCCCGCGCGCCACCAAGCAGCTGATCAACATGGGGATCGACATCTCCGAGGAGGCGGGCTGGCTGCGCAACAAGGGTCTGCGCATCATCGGCGGCGGCAATCGCCTCCAGCTCGACTGGCCGGATCTGGCGTCGTACCCGGACTACGGTCTGGTCCGCAAGCGCGACGACTTCGACGAGCAGCTCGCGCGCCAGGCGCAGAAGGCGGGCGCGCGCCTGTACGAGCGCTGCAACGTGGGCGCGCCCATCATCAACGATCTGACCGGCCGTATCGAGGGCGTCCAGGCGAAGCTGGGCGAGGAGAAGACGCCGGTCACCTTCCACGCCCCGCTCGTGGTCGCGGCGGACGGCAACTCCACCCGCCTCTCGCTGGCGATGGGCCTGCACCGCCGCGAGGACCGCCCGATGGGCGTCGCGGTCCGTACGTACTTCACCTCGCCCCGGCACGACGACGACTACCTCGAATCCTGGCTGGAGCTGTGGGACCGCCGCGGCGCGCAGGACCGGCTGCTGCCCGGCTACGGCTGGATCTTCGGCATGGGTGACGGTACGAGCAACGTCGGTCTCGGCGTGCTGAACACGTCCTCCTCCTTCAAGGAGCTGGACTGGCGCGAGATCCTCAAGGCGTGGTGCGCCTCGATGCCCGCCGACTGGGGCTACACCCCGGAGAACATGACCGGCCCGATCCGCGGCGCCGCCCTCCCCATGGCCTTCAACCGCCAGCCGCACTACACGAGGGGCCTGCTGCTCGTCGGTGACGCGGGCGGCCTGGTCAACCCGTTCAACGGCGAGGGCATCGCGTACGCCATGGAGTCCGGCGCGATCGCCGCCGAGGTCATCGTGCAGGCGCACGCCCGCGCCACGTACGCGCAGCGCGAGCTGGCCCTCCAGCGCTACCCGAAGATCCTCAAGGACACCTACGGGGGCTACTACTCGCTCGGCCGCGCCTTTGTGAAGCTCATCGGCAACCCCAAGGTCATGAAGATCGCCACCCAGCGCGGTCTGACCCACCCCCTGCTGATGCGCTTCACCCTCAAGATGCTCGCCAACCTCACCGACCCCACGGGCGGCGACGCGATGGACCGCATCATCAACGGTCTGAGCAAGGTGGCGCCGAAGGCGTGA
- a CDS encoding DUF418 domain-containing protein → MAGTKTAEVAAGARVAPVAGGGGAARLPLLDVLRGVAILGTLMTNVWIFAAPGAEAGVLKGGAAMSVSDSSWSGLAEGAFRFLADGKFLSMLTMLFGVGLAIQFRSAAKRGRTWPGRYKWRALFLFVEGTVHFVLVFAWDVLMGYAVVALLVAWQLTRTARTQRVLMAVAGGVHVVVLALLTAAALGRSSNGSGGASAEAVALYAEGSYPEQIAFRLHNAVGLRIEPVVSFALLVFLFHLGVRLFRAGAFAADANGRRIRRRMCVWGLGIGLPLNVLTAVAGSDFYLLGRYGAAPVVAIGYVGLIGLIVDRVRRPGPLTAGLVAIGRTALSCYVLQNVLCMLACYGIGLGLAARWADHGPWWVMGLWAVVCVVLFTGARLWLRHFEHGPLETVQKRLLRS, encoded by the coding sequence GTGGCGGGGACAAAGACGGCGGAGGTCGCGGCGGGGGCCCGGGTGGCTCCTGTGGCCGGTGGGGGCGGGGCCGCGCGGTTGCCCCTGCTGGATGTGCTGCGCGGTGTCGCGATTCTCGGGACGTTGATGACCAACGTCTGGATCTTCGCGGCGCCCGGCGCGGAAGCGGGCGTCCTGAAGGGCGGCGCCGCCATGTCGGTGTCCGACTCGTCGTGGTCGGGGCTGGCGGAGGGGGCCTTCCGGTTCCTCGCGGACGGCAAGTTCCTGTCGATGCTGACGATGCTGTTCGGCGTCGGCCTCGCCATCCAGTTCCGGTCCGCCGCCAAGCGCGGCCGCACATGGCCCGGCCGCTACAAGTGGCGGGCGCTGTTCCTCTTCGTCGAGGGCACCGTCCACTTCGTCCTCGTCTTCGCGTGGGACGTGCTGATGGGGTACGCGGTCGTCGCGCTCCTGGTGGCCTGGCAGTTGACGCGTACGGCACGTACGCAGCGGGTGCTGATGGCGGTGGCGGGCGGCGTGCACGTGGTGGTGCTGGCGCTGCTGACGGCCGCCGCGCTCGGCAGGTCCTCCAACGGGAGCGGCGGGGCCAGTGCCGAGGCCGTCGCGCTGTACGCCGAGGGCAGTTATCCGGAGCAGATCGCGTTCCGTCTGCACAACGCGGTCGGCCTGCGCATCGAGCCCGTCGTCTCGTTCGCCCTGCTGGTCTTCCTCTTCCACCTCGGAGTACGGCTGTTCCGCGCGGGCGCCTTCGCCGCGGACGCGAACGGGCGGCGCATCCGGCGGCGGATGTGCGTCTGGGGCCTGGGCATCGGCCTTCCGCTCAACGTCCTTACAGCGGTGGCCGGTTCGGACTTCTATCTGCTGGGCCGGTACGGTGCGGCCCCCGTCGTCGCGATCGGCTACGTGGGCCTCATCGGCCTGATCGTCGACCGTGTGCGCCGGCCCGGCCCGCTCACCGCGGGGCTCGTCGCGATCGGCCGTACGGCGCTGTCCTGCTACGTCCTCCAGAACGTGCTGTGCATGCTGGCCTGTTACGGCATCGGCCTCGGCCTGGCCGCGCGCTGGGCGGACCACGGGCCGTGGTGGGTGATGGGCCTGTGGGCGGTGGTGTGCGTGGTGCTGTTCACCGGGGCCCGGCTGTGGCTGCGGCATTTCGAGCACGGGCCGCTTGAGACCGTACAGAAGCGGCTGCTCCGGTCTTGA
- a CDS encoding GNAT family N-acetyltransferase yields MHEPQAQPFPAPRPPSAAGFTLRVPSEEDALHWHRVFAHPDVMEFYGGTPAELSVYQELTARQRRHHAEHGFCMYSMIGTGAGGEEAGTVLGFTGAQPWPRDWGPVGEIEIGWRLGRAHWGKGYATQAARAALEAVRAAGVRSVVAMVASGNERSIAVTRRLGMRHAETFRTPSGQEGFCFRLEL; encoded by the coding sequence ATGCACGAGCCACAGGCACAGCCGTTCCCGGCACCACGGCCGCCGTCCGCGGCGGGCTTCACGCTCCGGGTGCCGTCCGAGGAGGACGCACTGCACTGGCACCGGGTGTTCGCCCACCCGGACGTGATGGAGTTCTACGGCGGCACCCCCGCCGAACTGTCCGTCTACCAGGAACTGACCGCACGGCAGCGGCGGCACCACGCGGAACACGGGTTCTGCATGTACTCGATGATCGGTACGGGAGCCGGTGGCGAGGAGGCCGGCACCGTCCTCGGCTTCACCGGCGCGCAGCCGTGGCCGCGCGACTGGGGCCCGGTGGGCGAGATCGAGATCGGCTGGCGGCTGGGGCGGGCGCACTGGGGCAAGGGATACGCGACACAGGCGGCCCGCGCCGCGCTGGAGGCGGTACGGGCCGCGGGCGTACGGAGCGTGGTGGCGATGGTGGCGTCCGGGAACGAACGGTCCATCGCCGTGACGCGGCGGCTCGGCATGCGGCACGCGGAGACGTTCCGTACGCCGTCCGGGCAGGAAGGATTCTGCTTCCGGCTGGAACTGTGA